AAGCCGCGCCAGTACACAGCCAAGGCTAAGAATGCCCAGGAAGCGCACGAGGCGGTCCGCCCGACCGATTTCATGCGCACGCCGGCTTCGGTCAGGCAGTATCTCGATTCCGACCAGCTGCGGCTTTACGAATTGATCTGGAAGCGCGCCATCGCCAGCCAGATGCAGTCGGCCGAGATCGAGCGTACCACGGTCGAAATCGAGGCGGTCAATGGCGCTCGCACCGCGGAGCTTCGCGCCGTCGGTTCCGTCGTTCGCTTCGACGGCTTCATCGCCGCCTACACCGACCAGAAGGACGACGACGCCGAAGACGAGGAAAACCGTCGTCTGCCCGAGATCCGTGCCGGCGAGCAGCTGGCCCGTCAGGCGATCAATGCCACCCAGCACACCACCGAGCCGCCGCCGCGCTACTCCGAGGCGTCGCTGATCAAGAAGCTGGAAGAGCTCGGCATCGGCCGTCCGTCGACCTACACCGCGATCCTGAAGACGTTGGAAGACCGCGACTACGTCACCATCGACAAGCGCCGGCTGGTGCCGCAGGCCAAGGGCCGGCTGCTGTCGGCTTTCCTCGAAAGCTTCTTCGAGCGCTATGTCGAATACGACTTTACGGCCTCACTCGAGGAAAAGCTTGACGAGATTTCCGACGGCAAGCTCGCCTGGAAGGACGTGCTGCGCGACTTCTGGAAAGACTTTTCCGGCGCCGTCGCCGACATCAAGGAACTGCGCGTCACCGACGTGCTCGATGCGCTGAACGAGGAACTGGCGCCGCTGGTGTTCCCCGCGCGGGAGGATGGCTCGAATCCCCGCATCTGCCCAAAATGCGGCTCCGGCAATCTGTCGCTGAAACTCGGCAAGTTCGGCGCCTTCGTCGGCTGCTCCAATTATCCGGAATGTTCCTTTACCCGCCAACTCGGCGATGCCGCCAACCCGAATGGCGAGAATGGCGGCGGCGAGGACGCCACCAAGGTGCTCGGCAACGATCCCTACACAGCAGAGGAAATCACGCTGCGCTCAGGCCGCTTCGGTCCTTATATCCAGCGCGGCGACGGCAAGGAAGCCAAGCGCTCCAGCCTGCCCAAGGGCTGGACGCCCGACTCGATCGACCATGAAAAGGCCTTGGCGCTGCTGTCGCTGCCGCGCGATATCGGCAAGCATCCTGAATCCGGCAAGATGATCTCCGCCGGGCTTGGCCGCTATGGTCCGTTCGTTTTGCATGATGGCACCTATGCCAATGTCGACAGCATAGAGGATGTGTTCTCGATCGGCCTCAACCGCGCTGTCACCGTGATCGCCGAGAAGCAGCTGAAGGGCAAGGGCGGCCGCAATGGCGGCACTGCTGCCGCGCTGAAGGAACTCGGCGACCATCCCGATGGCGGCGGCAAGATCGTCGTGCGCGATGGCAAATACGGGCCCTATGTCAACTACGGCAAGGTCAACGCGACACTGCCCAAGGGCAAGGATCCGCAGTCGGTGACCGTCGAGGACGCGGTGGCGCTGATTGCCGAGAAGGAAGCCAAGGGCGGCGGCGGCAAGAAGCCGTTCCGCAAGGCGGCAGCCGCCAAGGCCCCCGCAGCCAAGACAACCACTGGCAAGACAACCACTGGCAAGAAAACCACAGCCAAGAAATCGGCGACCAAGAAGCCGGCGGCGAAGAAAAAGGGATAGCAGCGTGGCGCGCAGGATCACCGGTAGAAGCCACGGCGATCCGCGCACCGCCGATACCCGCGCCAAGGTCAAGGACGACTATCGCCCGTCGCGTGACGAAATCCTGCGCTACATCGCCGAGAACCCCGACCGCGCGGGAAAACGCGACATCGCCAAGGCGTTTGCCTTGCGCGGCGACGACCGCATTTGGCTGAAGGACATCCTGCGCGACCTGCAGGACGAAGGCATCCTGACCAAGGAGCGCAAACGGCTGGCCCGTGTCGGCGCCTTGTCGCATGTCGCCGTACTCGACATTTTTGGCCGCGATGGCGACGGCATCCTGCTGGCGCATCCTGCCGAGCCCGTAGGCACCGGCGAACCGCCCGTCGTCTCGATCCGCGTCTCGCGCGGCGGCAATGGCCCGCAGCCGGGCATTGGCGATCGTGTGCTGGCCAAGACCTTCCCGACCGACGAGGCGACCGGGCCTGCCTATACGGGCCGCGTAATGAAGATTTTCGAGAAGCGGACAGATGCCGTGCTGGGCGTCTTCCGTATCCTGAGGGACGGCACCTTCCGAATCGAGCCGGTCGAACGTCGCCAGCCCGAACTGATCGTCGACAAGGAATTCCAGAACGGCGCCAGGAACGGCGACCTTGTCGAGGTCGAGCCGGCGCGGGCCTCCCGGTATGGTTTGCCGCGCGCAAAAGTGCTGGCGGTGCTGGGCTCGCTGACCAGCGAAAAGGCGGTCTCGATGATCGCCATCCACGCGCACGACATTCCGCATATCTTCCCGGCCGACGTCATCGCCGAATCCGAGGCTGTAAAGCCGGCGACGCTTGCTCACCGCGAGGACTGGCGCGACCTGCCGCTGGTGACCATCGACCCGGCCGACGCCAAGGACCATGACGACGCCGTCTTCGCCACGCCCGACCTCGATGAGAAGAACCCCGGCGGCGTGATCGCCACAGTGGCGATCGCCGATGTTGCGACCTATGTCCGCTATGGCACCGCACTCGATCGCGAGGCGCTGAAACGCGGCAATTCTGTCTATTTCCCCGACCGCGTCGTGCCGATGCTGCCAGAGCGCATCTCCAACGACCTGTGCTCGCTGCGCGAAGGCCAGGACCGTCCCGCGCTTGCCGTGCGCATGATTTTTGCCGCCGATGGCCGCAAGCTGCGTCACACCTTCCACCGCGTCATGATGAAATCGGCGGCAAAGCTCGCCTATCCGCAGGCCCAGGCCGCGATAGACGGCCTTCCTGACGACAAGACCGGCCCGATCCTCGATACGGTGCTGAAGCCGCTGTGGGACGCCTACGCCATCCTGAAGCGCGGCCGCGATGGCCGCCAGCCGCTCGAGCTTGATCTGCCGGAGCGCAAGATCCTGCTCAAGCCGGACGGCACCGTCGACCGCGTCATCGTCCCGGAGCGGCTCGACGCCCACAAGCTGATCGAAGAATTCATGATCCAGGCCAATGTCGCCGCCGCCGAAACGCTGGAAGCGAAGAAGCAGGCGCTGGTCTACCGGGTCCACGATGCGCCGTCGCTGGCCAAGCAGGAATCGCTGCGCGAGTTCCTGCAGACGCTCGGCCTGTCGCTGGCGCGTGGCGCGCAGATGCGACCCGCCCAGTTCAACGGCATTCTCGAGCGCGTGCGTGGCGCCGACAATGAGGGGCTGGTCAACGAAGTGGTGCTGCGCTCGCAGAGTCAGGCCGAATATTCGCCCAAGAACATCGGCCATTTCGGCCTCAACCTGAAGCGCTACGCGCATTTCACCTCGCCGATCCGCCGCTATGCCGATCTGATCGTGCATCGCGGGCTGATTGCCGCACTTGGGCTCGGCCCTGGCGGGCTGACGCAGGACGAAGAGACGCGGCTGGAAGACGTCGCGGTGCTGATCTCCGGCACCGAGCGCCGCGCCATGGCGGCCGAGCGCGACACCGTCGACCGGCTGATCGCTGCCTACCTCGCCGAGCGCATCGACGACCGCTTCGACGCCCGCATTTCGGGCGTCACCAAATCGGGACTATTTGTCCAATTGCCGCAGTTTGGCGCAGATGGCTTCATCCCGGTGTCAAGTCTGGATGGCGATTACTATATATATGACGAAACCGCGCGATCGCTGTTCGGAGAACGCACCGGCAAGGGCTATCAGCTTGCCGACCGCGTCGAGGTTCGCCTGATCGAGGTGGCGCCTATGGCCGGCGCGATGCGTTTCGAGATGCTGACCGACCCGAAGCCCCTGCCCGGCTCCAAACGGTCGTTTCACAAGGCAAAAGGCCGCGCCCGCGCGTCGCAATCGCGCCCGGGGTCGCGCGGCAGGAGACGATAATGGCAAGCGAAATGGGAATCCAGAAGCAGGTTTTCGGCGGCGAACATCATTCGGGCCGAGTCGCCCGCCCGCTGTGGACGGCGATGAAGCGCGGCGCCCTTGGCCGCTGCCCGTATTGCGGCGAAGGCAGGTTATTCGCCGGCTTCACCAAAAGCGTCGACAAATGCGCCGCGTGCGGTGAGGAGTTCCACCACCACCGCGCCGACGACCTGCCCGCTTATCTCGTCATCGTCATCGTCGGCCACATCGTTCTCGGCGCCTTCATGGGCGTCGAGGCGACGTCGACGCTCTCCATGTGGCAGCACATCGCCATTTGGGTGCCGTTGACCATCGTGCTGTCGGTCGCTCTGCTGCAACCGGTCAAGGGCGCCGTCATCGGACTGCAATGGGCGCTCTATATGCACGGCTTCGGCGGCGAAAAAGACGGCACCGAGCCGCATCCCGGAACCTAGTTTGCGTCAGGGCAATGTCGCCTGGCGCAACATGCCGACCGTGAAAGGCCACTTTCGTTTGCCAGAAGTTTCCGCTAGGTCCTGCGCATGGAAGGTATGACCAAGGCGGAAGTCAGCAGGATGGACCGTGGCGCAGCCGCCCACAGCGGCCTGCCCATACGCCCGCGCGATGCCGCCACCCTGATCCTGCTCGACCGCGAGGGCGACGAGATTCTGGTGCTGATGGGCCGGCGCCATGCAGGCCACGCCTTCATGCCCGGCAAGTTCGTCTTTCCCGGCGGCCGCACCGATTCGGCCGACAGCCGCATTGCCGTTGCCACCCCATTGCTTCCGGAGGAAGAAGCCAGGCTGACCGCCGGCGTCGGCCGCATCAGCCCGTCGCGGGCCCGTGCCATCGCGCTCTCGGCCATCCGCGAGACTTATGAGGAAGCCGGCCTGCTCATCGGCCACAAAGGCTCGTTCGCAACCGACAAACGCGACTGGCAGGGCTTTGTCGAGCACGGCGTCCAGCCTTCGCTGGCGCCGCTGCGCTTCATTGCCCGCGCCATCACCCCGCCCAATCGCGTGCGTCGTTTCGACACCCGCTTCTTCAGCGCCTGGCGCAGCGATGTCGCCGTGGAACTGCCGGGTGGCGGCCCGACCAATGAGCTGGAAGAACTGGTCTGGCTGCCGCTCGCCAAGGCTAGAGAGGCCGATATCCCCGACATCACCCGAACGATCTTGCAGGAGCTGGAGACGCGGCTTGCCGGCGATCCGCGCCTGCGACCCGGTGGGTCCGTGCCGTTCTACCGGCTTGTCCGCAACCGCTTCGTTCGCGAAATTCTTTAGAGCAATTCCAGGAAAAGTGTGACGCGGTTTTCCGTCCGGAATTACGCAATATCAAACAGACAGAGTATTCAGGCATCACATGACGGTCGATACCCAGCAAGAGGGCGACGAGCGCGTACATTGGCTACCGATGATCGCCGCGATCTCGTCGATCAGCGTCGTCGGCATCGCCATAGGCCTCGGCATGCCGCTGCTCAGCGTTATTCTCGAGAGCCGCGGCCACTCGGCATCGATGATCGGCCTCAACACCGCGGTCGCCGGCCTCGCCTCGATCGCCGGCGCCCCGCTGGCCACGCCGCTGGCGATGCGCTTCGGCGTCGCCTGGACGATGATCGCCATGATCGCCGCCGGCGCGCTCGCCTTTGTCGGCTTCCACTTCGCGCCGGACTTCTGGATGTGGTTCCCACTACGCATCGTGCTGCACATCGCGCTGACGGTGCTGTTCATCCTGTCGGAATTCTGGATCAGCACCTCGGCGCCGCCGCGACGGCGCGGCCTGGTGCTCGGCATCTACGCCACCGTGCTGTCGCTCGGCTTCGCCGCCGGGCCATGGATCTTCGCCTATATCGGCAGCACCGGCTTCTTGCCGTTCGGCGTCATCATCGTCCTGGTCGCGCTGGCCGCAATCCCGGTGCTGGCCGCACGGAATGAAAGTCCCACAATCGTGGTTGACGGCGAAACCAGCAACTTCCTGCGCTATATCTGGCTGGTGCCGACAGCTACCGCCGCCGTGCTGGTGTTCGGCGCTGTCGAGACCGGCGGCTTTGCGCTGTTCCCCGTCTATGGCAACCGCATCGGCTATTCCGAGGCGGATGCAGCCCTCCTGCTCACCATGATCGGCCTCGGCAACGTGCTGTTGCAGATCCCTATCGGTATGATCAGCGACCGCGTCTCAGACCGCCGCTATCTGCTTTTGGCCTGCGCCACGGTCGGACTTGCCGGCACCATCTTCATGCCGTTCTTCGCCGGCAATTGGCACCTGATGGCGGCGCTTCTGTTCGTCTGGGGCGGCGTGGTGGCCGCCATGTACACGATCGGCCTTGCCCATCTGGGCTCGCAGCTCTCCGGCCATGAACTGGCCTCGGCCAACGCCGCCTTCGTGCTCTGCTACGGCGTCGGCATGGTGCTTGGCCCGCAGGCGATCGGCATCGGCATGGATGCCTTCGGGCCCTCCGGCTTCGGCTGGTCGCTCGGCCTGTTCTTTGCCGCCTATATCGCCTTGGTCAGCGCCAGGCTGATCCGCAAGATCTGGTAGCCTGTCCGCCGCAGCCTGCGCAATCCTGACCGGATGTCGCCCCTGCTGACAGAACCGTGTCAGGAGACCTCAGCTAAAAGGGTGTCCCAAAAAACCCGAGTTTGAGGATACGGCGATGATCGACAGCGGCTTTGAAACCACATCTCTGCGCATGACGCTTCTGCTGCTTGTCAGCTTCCAGGCCCCGGCAGCCGATGTCGACCGCATCATGGACGCCGTGGTCGCGATCGCGCCGCTGGCAATGGGCAAATACGACCGCAACGCCTATCAAACGGCGCACGGCATCGAACGCTACCGACCGCTGGAAGGTGCAGCCGCCGGGGTCGAAACCGAACTGCGCCGCCGCCCCGGCACCGTCGAGGTCTCGTTCGAGTTGCCCGACGACCAGGTGCTCGCCGCCCGCGTCGTCGAGGCAATTTTCCAGGCGCATTCCTACCAGGAGCCGGTGATCCGCATCCAGCCAATCCTCGCCAGCCGCTCCAAGGGCCTGGACGACCGCGCCAATCCGAATCGCTGGTGGAACACGACCGGGGACTGGAAGAAAGCGCTTCCAGTTAAGGAAGAAGCCTAGAAATCCGGCCCCGCTGAGGGCGAGCAACAGCGACCTTACCTTCTCTCCTTGTGGGGTGAGAAGCGGCCTCGTAGCGGACGAAAAGCCAATTGCTTGGCTTTTCAAGATTCGAACGCCCTGAGCCTCAGCCTCCATCGAGCCGGTGATAAAACCGGACAACCATGTGCTACCTAATCCGGACAACTCATGTGCTTACGACACAGGCAAGGCGTTGGGCTTGACTTTCCGGGCACGTTCTTTATGTGTCGCGCCAAGTTTCCCGCGTCCGGGTGTTTTCCCCCGCTCCAGCGGCCAAAACCCCACGAACATAACGGACTGATACAATGGCCAAAGCCGCAAACATCAAGATCAAGCTTCTGTCGACCGCCGACACCGGTTTCTTCTACGTGACCAGCAAGAACAGCCGTACCAAGACCGACAAGCTGTCGTTCCGCAAATACGACCCGGTCGCCAAGAAGCATGTCGAGTTCAAGGAAACCAAGATCAAGTAATCTGGTTTTCATACGCTCTGTCAAAAGCGCCGCCCCTTCGGGCGGCGTTTTTGATTCAAGGCCCCGAAAAGCCAGAACCCTCCGCTGTTTGGCGCGAAGTGCTCATCTCATTTTTTGGCAAAAAAGGGGGCCGGTCGGCGTATGGCAGCGGTACGAGGAGGCCACTATGTGCCAGCGCCGGCCGGCCGACCCCACGGACCCAGGAGATGCGGCGGACCTGAGCATCATGGGGTATTCGGCGAAGCGATGCGGCTGTCTACCCTCGTGCCCGCATCGCCCTTGTTCTTGCACCGCACATTTGCGCAACAATGTTTGAAAATCAATAGTTTCTTAACCAAGCCTGCCGAATCGCTTGGATTAAGGTAAATTCCTAACCCTGTCCGATTGACTGCATAATCGGTGGCCTAGCCTACGCTGCCTTGGCGACGACCCGGTTGCGGCCGCCACTTTTGGCTTCGTAGAGCGCCACGTCGGCACGTTTCATCAACGCCGCGACCGTGTCCGCGCCCTTCAGAACCGATGACACGCCGACGCTGACCGTGACTTCGATCGCCTTGCCTTCAGGGCCGATGGCAAAGGGCAGCTGGGCGATTTCGGCGCGAATGCGCTCGGCAACCTTCTCCGCCACCGCGCCGTCCGTGTCCGGCATCACAACGACGAATTCCTCGCCGCCGAAGCGGCAGGCAAGGTCGATGCCCCTGACGTTCTTGCGCAGCCGCCTTGCGAACTCGCGCAACACATCGTCGCCGCCATCATGGCCATGCGAGTCATTGACGGTCTTGAAGCGGTCCAGATCGGTGATCATCACAGACAGAGGCCGCCGCCGCGCCACGGCGCGGTCGAACAGCGTCTGCAAATGGCTGTCGAGGTAGCGGCGGTTGTGCAGCCCGGTCAATGCGTCGGTCACCGCCATCTCTATGGTCTGGGTGACGCTGGCGCGCAGCTGGTCATTGTAGCGCTTGCGGCGCACCTGCGTGCGCAGCCGCGCCGTCAGCTCCTGCTGGTCGATCGGCCGCATCAGATAGTCGTTGATGCCGAGTTCGAGGCCTCTGATGATGCGGCCCTCCTCGCCTTCGTCGGCAATCAGGATGATCGGCAGGAAGCGGGTGCGGTCGAGCGAACGCAATTGCGAACACAACCGCAGCGGATCGAAATCGGTAAAACCGGTCGAGATCAGCACGCACTCATAGGGCGCCTCGGCGGCCTGGAAGAAGCCGGCATGCGGATCGGTGGCAATGTCGAGCTCGGCGCTGCCGCGCAGCATGTTCTGGATGCGCTCAACCGACGATTTGCGCTCGTCGATCAACAGCACCTTCGGCGTGGCGTCCTCCGACGCGAAGCTGCGGCTCAACAGCGCCTCGATGCCGATGTTGCGGGTGGTCGATGCGCGCAGCCGCAGCTCGTCGGTCAGCGACTTCAGCCTGACCAGGCTCTTCACCCGCGTCATCAGTTGCAGATCGTTGACCGGCTTGGTGAGAAAGTCGTCGGCGCCTGCCTCGAGGCCGCGCACCCGGTCGGCAACATGGCCCAGCGCGGTCACCATGACCACCGGTATATGCGCGGTCGCCGGATCGCTTTTCAGCCGCTTGCAGACCTCGAACCCGTCCATGCCGGGCATCATCACGTCGAGCAGCACGACATCGACCTTGCCGTTTTCGCAGGCCTCGATCGCGTCCGGCCCGTTGGAGGCCGTCAACACCTCGAAATATTCGGCCAGCAGCCGAACCTCGAGAAGTTTGACATTGGCAGGGATGTCGTCGACGACGAGGATCCGCGCGGTCATGTCACAAGGCTCCGGCTGAAGGCATCAGGCATCAGGCATCACCGAGATAGGATTTGATGGTCTCGATGAAACGCGGCACCGAGATCGGCTTGGAGATGTAGGCCTCGCAACCGCCCTGGCGAATGCGTTCCTCGTCGCCCTTCATGGCGAAGGCGGTGACGGCGATGACCGGAATGGAATGGAGGTCGTCGTCCTCCTTCAGCCATTTCGTCACTTCCAGCCCCGACACTTCGGGCAGCTGGATGTCCATCAGGATCAGGTCGGGCCTGTGCTGGCGCGCCAGATCGAGCGCCTCGAGCCCGTTGCGCGTGCGCACCGTTTCATAACCGCTGGCTTCGATGAGGTCGCGAAAGAGCTTCATATTGAGCTCGTTGTCCTCGACGATCATGACCTTCTTAGGCATCGATTTCCCGTCCCGGCCAGGCTTCTGCCCGAAGCCCTGCCGCTATGCGCCTTTGTCGAAGCACACCAAACCCTCGCTCACTCTTAAGGCAATATGATTGACGAAATGCAAACCCGAAGCGGCAAAAGCCATTCGGATTCCACCTCGAAAACCACATTGGATCGGGGCTGTGGCTTGCCGCAGGCGACGCTTGCGATTACTGCGGAAAAGAGACTCATTTCCGCAACGAGAAAGTAGTGATGGCAAACGCAGCGTCAATGCGCGAGGAAGCGGAAACCATTGCCGTGAAGGCACTGGGCTTCGTCGCCGCCGACCCCGAACTCCTGCCGCGCTTCCTGGCCATCACCGGCATCGAGGCGTCCGCCATCCGCCGCGCCGCGGCCGAACCGGGATTCCTTGCCGGCGTGCTGCAGTTCATCCTCGCCCACGAGCCGACCTTGCTGCGCTTTGCTGAGGAAACCGACACTCCGCCGGCCTCAGTCGGCAAGGCGTTGCGCGCGCTGCCTCTTGGCGGCGACGACCATGAGCATTCGATATGAGCGACGATCCCGAGACGGCACGCCAGATCGCCGAACTTGCAGCCGACGACCGGCCTCTGCTGATCCTCGATGTCGACGATGTTGTGCTCGAATTCATCCGGCCGTTTCCGCATTTCCTGAAATCGCGCGGCTTCGGCCTGACGCTGGCCTCCTTCCGCCTCACCGGCAACATTGCCGAAACGGCGAGCGGCCGGCTGATCGAACAGCCGGAGGTGACGGCACTTCTCGGAGATTTCTTCGATACGCAGGCCGACTGGCAGAGCGTTACCGACGGTGCCGAACAAGCGCTTGCCAGCCTCAGCGACCGCGTCGAGATCGTCCTTTTGACCGCCATGCCGCACCGGCATCGCGCCGCCCGCCGCGCCCATCTCGATGCGCTCGGTCTGCCCTATCCGCTATTGACCACCGAAATGGCCAAGGGACCAGCGGTGGCCAAATTGCGTGGTAGCAGAGGCCGGCCGGTAGCCTTTGTCGACGACCAGCCCGCCAACCTCATCTCGGCACGCAACTCGGTTGCCGACGCCCATCTCTTCCACCTGATGGCCGACAATTCGCTGCGCGCCTTCCTGCCGCCGGTGCCGGACGACATCATCTCCGTCGAGGACTGGCACGAGGCCGCGCCAAAGATTGCTAGCGCGCTGGGACTCTGAGTTAGCCGCCCCCGAGGTCAGTGCTCAAGGCTTCGTTGCTGTCCCAGGGATCGCATCCGGATCGGCGTTGTCTTCCCCGACCGGATCAGGCCCCTTCAGCATCGCGCCGTTGACCGTCACCGACCCATCATGCCTGGCGTTGATCACCCATTCGATACGGCCGTCCGGCAGCGTCTTGGCGAATCCCTTAATCGCAAGCGCCCCTGTGAAAGCCTGCGAGGCCTCCGGGTCAGATTTAGCCGCCGCCTGCAAGGTTTCAACGATCTTGTCGTAGCCGGTTACGTTGACGGTCACGCTCGCATCCGGCTTCTTGCCGGGGAACGTCATTTCGCCCTCCATGGCGACCTCGATGTCGCCGTTCTTCACCGTGCTGTGCCCGAGAACGAATTTTGGTATCTTGGCCAGGAAATTGGCGGAAATCTCGTCGCCGAAATCTGGCGGCAGCGGTGGATCCTTGCTGAAATCGAGGGTGTCGATGGTTTTCCTGGCCATACTGTCGAGATCGATGTTGGCGCCGCCGAAATTCAGGTCGAGATCCGTCGGCAGCAACGCAACGGTCCAACTGGGCAGCATCTGCTGCGGTATTGTCAGGCCGGAAACCTTGAATGCGTAGCTGATCTTGCCGTCCTTGCTGATGCCGTCCATGCCGACAACGGTGTTCAGCTGCGCCGCGCCGAAATTGCCGGCATATGTTTCAATGGCAAGGTTTTTGAATGCGTAGGTCCCATCGATCCGTTCCCATAGCGGCAGCGCACCGAGCAGAAGCGTTTTGAACTCTGCTTGATCGGCCTTCAGCCGGGCCTCGTCCTCATGGGCGACGGCGAACGCCAAAAGATCCAGAAGCGGCTTGGTCTGAATGGCCTTAGCGGTCACGTTCACAGCGAGCTCCGGTGCCCGGAGCGCTGCGATTGACCGGTCATCGATTTTGACCGTTTCGACGAAGTCCGCCATCGCCTGTGTGAAATTAAGATCGACGCCGCCGTTGGCCGACTTCCTGGCGTCAATTTTGGAAGAGCCCAGCCCCACGCTCAAATCGGTCAATTGACTGACTTGGCGCGACGTCATCGTCATGCCCGCAATCGAACTGGTGCCGCTGGTAAATGCCGCCAGTTCCGGGTCATAGACGCCCGTGAACTTGCCATCCTTGACAACGATTTGCCCGGTGTTCAGGCCATTTGGGCCATTTACCTCGATGGACCCAGTCGTAGAGAAATCCGAGGCGACATCCCAGCCTCCGTCGCTGCGCGGTTTGACCCGCAGCGTGACGGGCGGGAAATCGAACCGCTTCAGATCCTGCTTCGGCATCTTCGCCACAAGCGCCTTCACATCGAAGGTGATCTTGTAGGCACCCTCCTCGGCTGAGATCTTCAAAATGCCTTCATTGAGCGCCTGTTTGCCGACATAGCGAGAGAGCTCATCGGAAAGTTGCTTGGCACCTTGGGCATCGACAGCCTGGCCAAAGGCAGGAGCGCTGAGGGCGAGAAGGAAAGCAAGCGGCAAGACACGGTTCACAAAATTCTCCATTTGACCAAAAAGGAACGCTTCGTTCGTCTGCTATGACACCAACCTACAGCTTCCACAGGACATCAACAAACGCCGACGGGTAATTGACTACAACACCAGCCGCATCAGCGGCCGTCCGGCCTTGCGTTCGACAAGCCGCTCGAAGCCGGCCTTTTCAAACACACGAGACGAGCCGACGAACAGCCCGATCGAACGCGAATCGCGCGACACGTCGATCGGACACGCCTCGACCAGCCGCGCCTTGTTCTGGCGGGCAAAAGCGATGCCGCCCTCGACCAGGCGGTGGCTGACGCCCCGGCCGCGCGCGCTGGCGCGGATGAAGAAGCAGGAGATGGCCCAGACGCCGGGATCTACGGCGTCGGTTGGATCGACCGGCGCCGAGCCCCGGCCCCGATTGTTCCATTCGGGCACGTCGGCGCGTGGACCGATCTGCATCCAGCCGACCGCCTGGCCGTCCTCGAAGGCCAAAAGCCCCGGCGGCGGCCCGGCCTCGATACGCGCCTTGATATGATCCTTGTTGCGCTGCTTGTCGCTGGCCCGTCGGACCGCCGGCGCCATCCGGAAATGCGTGCACCAGCAGCCGTAACAGGCGCCCTGCTTGCCGAAAAGATCCTCGAAATCCGCCCATAGGTCAGGCGCCAGCGGCGCTATGGTGGTGCTCATGAGTTCTCTCCCGGCTAACCGCTTGTGGCGGCTTCCGTCCTGACGTACCATTGCATCTGTTCTCTTTATGTTCGCAGCGATGGCGGCCCCTGTCAACAATCCCGAGCACGGTTTTTGCCGCGACTGCCTGACCCTTCAGCGCAGCGATACCAGGCGCTGTGAGCGTTGCGGCAGCCCTCGACTCACCCGCCATCCCGAGCTCTACCAGCTGCATCTGGCGCATATCGATTGCGACGCCTTCTATGCGGCGATCGAAAAGCGCGACAATCCGGCGCTGAAGGACAAGCCGCTGATCATCGGCGGCGGCAAGCGCGGCGTCGTCTCCACCGCCTGCTACATCGCCCGCATCAAGGGGGTGCGCTCGGCAATGCCGATGTTCAAGGCGCTCGAAGCCTGTCCGGAAGCGGTCGTCATCCCGCCCAATATGGAGAAATACGTCCGCGTCGGCCGCGATGTCCGCGCCTTGATGCAGGCGCTCACGCCGCTGGTCGAACCGCTCTCCATCGATGAGGCGTTTCTCGACCTTGCCGGCACCGAGCGCCTGCACGGCATGCCGCCGGCGGTGGTGCTGGCGCGCTT
This region of Mesorhizobium sp. C432A genomic DNA includes:
- a CDS encoding DUF983 domain-containing protein yields the protein MASEMGIQKQVFGGEHHSGRVARPLWTAMKRGALGRCPYCGEGRLFAGFTKSVDKCAACGEEFHHHRADDLPAYLVIVIVGHIVLGAFMGVEATSTLSMWQHIAIWVPLTIVLSVALLQPVKGAVIGLQWALYMHGFGGEKDGTEPHPGT
- the rnr gene encoding ribonuclease R — encoded protein: MARRITGRSHGDPRTADTRAKVKDDYRPSRDEILRYIAENPDRAGKRDIAKAFALRGDDRIWLKDILRDLQDEGILTKERKRLARVGALSHVAVLDIFGRDGDGILLAHPAEPVGTGEPPVVSIRVSRGGNGPQPGIGDRVLAKTFPTDEATGPAYTGRVMKIFEKRTDAVLGVFRILRDGTFRIEPVERRQPELIVDKEFQNGARNGDLVEVEPARASRYGLPRAKVLAVLGSLTSEKAVSMIAIHAHDIPHIFPADVIAESEAVKPATLAHREDWRDLPLVTIDPADAKDHDDAVFATPDLDEKNPGGVIATVAIADVATYVRYGTALDREALKRGNSVYFPDRVVPMLPERISNDLCSLREGQDRPALAVRMIFAADGRKLRHTFHRVMMKSAAKLAYPQAQAAIDGLPDDKTGPILDTVLKPLWDAYAILKRGRDGRQPLELDLPERKILLKPDGTVDRVIVPERLDAHKLIEEFMIQANVAAAETLEAKKQALVYRVHDAPSLAKQESLREFLQTLGLSLARGAQMRPAQFNGILERVRGADNEGLVNEVVLRSQSQAEYSPKNIGHFGLNLKRYAHFTSPIRRYADLIVHRGLIAALGLGPGGLTQDEETRLEDVAVLISGTERRAMAAERDTVDRLIAAYLAERIDDRFDARISGVTKSGLFVQLPQFGADGFIPVSSLDGDYYIYDETARSLFGERTGKGYQLADRVEVRLIEVAPMAGAMRFEMLTDPKPLPGSKRSFHKAKGRARASQSRPGSRGRRR
- the topA gene encoding type I DNA topoisomerase; translated protein: MDVVVVESPAKAKTINKYLGKNFKVLASFGHVRDLPAKDGSVRPDEDFAMSWAVDTASGKRLTDIANAVKDADGLILATDPDREGEAISWHVLEVLKQKRVLKDKPVSRVVFNAITKSSVLEAMANPRQIDAPLVDAYLARRALDYLVGFTLSPVLWRKLPGARSAGRVQSVALRLVCDRESEIERFIREEYWQIAALLGTPRNDSFEARLTAFERKKLQKLDIASKAQADDIKGMLEGATFKALSVEAKPTRRNPGPPFTTSTLQQAASSGLGFSATRTMQVAQRLYEGMEIGGETTGLITYMRTDGVQMAPEAIDAARDTIAKEFGPRYLPEKPRQYTAKAKNAQEAHEAVRPTDFMRTPASVRQYLDSDQLRLYELIWKRAIASQMQSAEIERTTVEIEAVNGARTAELRAVGSVVRFDGFIAAYTDQKDDDAEDEENRRLPEIRAGEQLARQAINATQHTTEPPPRYSEASLIKKLEELGIGRPSTYTAILKTLEDRDYVTIDKRRLVPQAKGRLLSAFLESFFERYVEYDFTASLEEKLDEISDGKLAWKDVLRDFWKDFSGAVADIKELRVTDVLDALNEELAPLVFPAREDGSNPRICPKCGSGNLSLKLGKFGAFVGCSNYPECSFTRQLGDAANPNGENGGGEDATKVLGNDPYTAEEITLRSGRFGPYIQRGDGKEAKRSSLPKGWTPDSIDHEKALALLSLPRDIGKHPESGKMISAGLGRYGPFVLHDGTYANVDSIEDVFSIGLNRAVTVIAEKQLKGKGGRNGGTAAALKELGDHPDGGGKIVVRDGKYGPYVNYGKVNATLPKGKDPQSVTVEDAVALIAEKEAKGGGGKKPFRKAAAAKAPAAKTTTGKTTTGKKTTAKKSATKKPAAKKKG
- a CDS encoding NUDIX hydrolase; the encoded protein is MEGMTKAEVSRMDRGAAAHSGLPIRPRDAATLILLDREGDEILVLMGRRHAGHAFMPGKFVFPGGRTDSADSRIAVATPLLPEEEARLTAGVGRISPSRARAIALSAIRETYEEAGLLIGHKGSFATDKRDWQGFVEHGVQPSLAPLRFIARAITPPNRVRRFDTRFFSAWRSDVAVELPGGGPTNELEELVWLPLAKAREADIPDITRTILQELETRLAGDPRLRPGGSVPFYRLVRNRFVREIL